One stretch of Agelaius phoeniceus isolate bAgePho1 chromosome W unlocalized genomic scaffold, bAgePho1.hap1 SUPER_W_unloc_2, whole genome shotgun sequence DNA includes these proteins:
- the LOC143692610 gene encoding olfactory receptor 14C36-like yields the protein MHNSLWDTSNISYTGCAAQVFLLIFFMGAELSLLTIMCYDRYVSICKPLHYGTLLGSRACAHMAAAAWASAFLYSLLHTANTFSLPLCHGNALGQFFCEIPQILKLSCSKSNLRELGLLGVSAFLVFGCFVFIVFSYVQIFRAVLRIPSEQGRHKAFSTCLPHLVVVSLFVCTALLTYLKPPSMSSPSLDLALSVLYSVVPPALNPLIYSLRNQELKAEVCTLMTGCFQKH from the coding sequence atgcataattccctctgggacaccagcaacatctcctacactggatgtgctgcccaAGTATTTCTGCTTATCTTCTTCATGggagcagagctttccctgctgaccatcatgtgctacgaccgctacgtgtccatctgcaaacccctgcactatgggaccctcctgggcagcagagcttgtgcccacatggcagcagctgcctgggccagtgcctttctctattccctgctgcacacggccaatacattttctctgcccctgtgccatggcaatgccctgggccagttcttctgtgaaatcccacagatcctcaagctctcctgctccaaatccaaCCTCAGGGAACTGGGGCTTCTTGGGGTTAGTGCCTTTTTggtgtttggttgttttgtgttcattgttttctcctatgtgcagatcttcagggctgtgctgaggatcccctctgagcagggacggcacaaagccttttccacctgcctccctcacctggtcGTGGTCTCCCTGTTTGTCTGCACCGCATTGCTCACCTATCTGAAGCCTCCCTCCATGTCCTcgccatccctggatctggccctgtcagttctgtactcagtggtgcctccagccctgaaccccctcatctacagcctgaggaaccaggagctcaaggctgaaGTGTGCacactgatgactggatgctttcagaaacattaa